A DNA window from Prevotella intermedia ATCC 25611 = DSM 20706 contains the following coding sequences:
- a CDS encoding GLPGLI family protein: MKQNYLVLFLLIPLQVFAQKTNNNYECIYEYTVKTANAETETFTTILQFDAIHAKFVDYATFQLDSLMQTGQATEEQVKKAEERVVKTAYYFDQTTFVNVADKSISVYSVIPPSLYYYQEGVNGISWQVTEEIDTICGYLCNKAVGEYGGRTWNVWFSSEIPSQFGPWKFGGLPGLIMYACDTEKIHRFKAITFRQGTTPITAPKISNSITTSREKFIKAKNHFEENPIANIPTESITDMRVEKGDGGSNSVFINGVQVRLRTNGYVPLEIK; the protein is encoded by the coding sequence ATGAAACAGAATTATTTAGTCCTCTTTTTACTCATTCCTTTACAAGTTTTCGCTCAGAAAACAAATAATAATTATGAATGTATTTACGAATACACTGTAAAAACAGCGAATGCCGAAACAGAAACTTTTACAACGATATTGCAGTTTGATGCTATTCACGCTAAGTTTGTCGACTATGCTACTTTTCAGTTAGACTCTTTGATGCAGACAGGACAAGCAACCGAAGAGCAGGTAAAGAAAGCAGAAGAGCGCGTGGTGAAAACAGCCTACTACTTTGACCAAACTACCTTTGTAAATGTAGCAGACAAATCAATCTCCGTGTATAGTGTTATCCCTCCAAGTCTTTATTATTATCAAGAGGGGGTGAACGGTATTTCATGGCAAGTTACCGAAGAGATCGATACTATATGCGGCTATCTATGTAATAAAGCGGTAGGAGAGTATGGCGGACGTACTTGGAATGTCTGGTTCTCATCAGAAATTCCATCCCAATTCGGACCTTGGAAGTTTGGTGGATTGCCTGGACTGATAATGTATGCTTGTGATACCGAGAAAATCCACCGCTTTAAAGCTATTACGTTTAGACAAGGTACTACGCCAATCACTGCGCCTAAAATATCTAATAGCATTACTACCAGCCGTGAAAAATTTATCAAGGCAAAAAATCACTTTGAAGAAAACCCGATAGCCAACATCCCTACTGAGAGCATTACGGACATGAGAGTGGAAAAAGGCGACGGTGGAAGCAACTCTGTTTTTATCAATGGGGTACAAGTACGCCTACGGACAAATGGCTATGTGCCTTTAGAGATTAAATAA
- a CDS encoding cysteine peptidase family C39 domain-containing protein, with protein sequence MTLIAYILRLLKVPFTNKNLRGIFWTHPDRDNLLGYARILSYYGIKINAKKIDSLDSIDKQELPYLSYLTDYKFVLIENFTYSDVLIHDGFRKKRLSRTKFINQWNGVVLQLKKTETAIEPFYQKNRKRAFEKVVLFFVFFILTLILVAAQHSVIFSIKTLINIGVNIIACHASITLFNKSFIPFEKPNICSILNIFQCNLPKKNIFKIDLSDIGISYFGTAIVVSLLFPTLYPELSVYYILAIPFSLWSIFYQWIWIKKICPYCTIIQILVLFLALYNLEFTFGGCIRFIDVIAIAVIFMFLLLLIETLYRPYYENIVALFENTYNLNVCKTKLIKQKLNDKRQGPIYDEAPHDIELGMECASNNLTIVINLHCHSCGVEFIKSYNLLKLSRTVKTKFVVACWSKEQKYDFSILLSLHTPTLPIDKLIFDWFYFGREKFIKHYCKKNKSKDSTKNYIILSHYKWFKNNHIGETPTYILNGEKLPSGITISDIINAC encoded by the coding sequence GTGACATTAATAGCTTATATTCTTAGACTACTGAAAGTACCCTTTACAAATAAGAATTTGAGAGGAATTTTTTGGACTCACCCTGATAGGGATAATCTATTAGGGTATGCAAGGATATTATCTTATTATGGGATTAAAATAAATGCAAAAAAAATCGATAGTTTAGATTCTATAGACAAACAAGAACTTCCATACCTTTCATATTTAACTGACTATAAGTTCGTTTTAATTGAAAATTTTACATACTCAGATGTATTAATTCATGATGGTTTTCGTAAAAAGAGGCTATCGCGAACAAAGTTTATAAATCAATGGAACGGAGTTGTATTACAACTAAAAAAAACAGAAACAGCAATTGAGCCTTTTTATCAAAAAAACAGGAAACGTGCATTTGAGAAAGTCGTACTTTTTTTTGTTTTCTTTATTTTAACTTTAATTTTAGTAGCAGCGCAACATTCAGTTATCTTTTCAATAAAAACGTTAATAAATATTGGAGTAAATATCATAGCATGCCATGCGTCTATTACACTCTTCAATAAGTCTTTTATTCCATTTGAGAAACCTAATATCTGTTCTATCTTAAATATATTTCAATGTAACTTACCGAAAAAGAATATATTTAAGATAGACTTATCAGATATAGGAATCTCATATTTTGGAACAGCTATAGTCGTATCACTGCTCTTTCCTACTTTATATCCAGAACTTTCTGTATATTATATTTTAGCAATACCATTTAGTTTATGGAGCATTTTTTATCAGTGGATATGGATAAAAAAAATATGCCCTTATTGTACAATTATTCAAATATTAGTCTTATTTCTTGCTCTTTATAATTTAGAGTTTACTTTTGGAGGATGTATAAGATTCATAGATGTTATAGCGATAGCGGTTATTTTTATGTTCTTATTGCTTCTAATAGAAACATTATATAGACCATATTATGAAAATATTGTTGCCCTCTTTGAGAACACATATAATTTAAATGTCTGTAAAACAAAATTAATAAAGCAAAAGTTAAATGATAAGCGACAAGGACCTATCTATGACGAAGCTCCTCATGATATTGAACTTGGAATGGAATGTGCCAGTAACAACTTAACCATAGTTATCAATCTACATTGTCACTCTTGTGGAGTTGAATTCATTAAATCTTATAATTTATTAAAACTTAGCCGAACTGTTAAAACGAAATTTGTGGTAGCTTGCTGGTCAAAAGAGCAAAAATATGATTTTAGTATTTTATTATCACTTCATACTCCTACTCTTCCTATTGATAAACTTATTTTTGATTGGTTTTATTTTGGAAGAGAAAAGTTTATAAAACATTATTGCAAAAAAAATAAGAGCAAAGATAGCACAAAAAATTATATAATATTATCACATTATAAATGGTTTAAAAATAATCATATAGGAGAAACTCCTACATATATCCTAAATGGAGAAAAACTTCCATCAGGAATAACGATATCAGATATTATTAATGCATGTTAG
- a CDS encoding DUF3408 domain-containing protein, which yields MTNMDEKRRAILEQAIRDMGNYGVKLRKPEELPDFDQPVDYEEEKKRFEPVQVEELETRESHEEISQTACQEADLSSTERIPSAEGTHQRLGKSKCRERLAEFQGKYLQPLHISHRKAVYVSEETQKRLDYVVRKIGEHGASISGYVEQVLREHLDHYKDDVETWRKL from the coding sequence ATGACAAATATGGATGAAAAGAGAAGAGCCATTTTAGAACAAGCCATCAGGGATATGGGAAATTATGGCGTTAAACTCCGCAAGCCCGAAGAATTGCCTGATTTTGACCAGCCTGTAGATTATGAGGAGGAAAAGAAAAGGTTTGAGCCTGTTCAAGTGGAAGAGCTGGAAACAAGGGAGAGCCACGAGGAAATTTCCCAAACAGCATGCCAAGAGGCAGATTTGTCCTCAACGGAAAGGATACCTTCTGCCGAAGGAACTCACCAACGATTGGGAAAATCCAAATGCAGAGAGCGTTTAGCGGAGTTTCAAGGGAAATACCTCCAACCACTTCATATCAGCCACCGCAAAGCCGTGTATGTATCTGAGGAAACCCAAAAGAGGCTGGACTATGTGGTGCGAAAAATCGGTGAGCATGGAGCAAGCATTTCGGGGTATGTGGAGCAGGTGCTTCGAGAACACCTTGACCACTACAAAGATGATGTGGAAACATGGCGGAAGCTCTGA
- a CDS encoding carboxypeptidase-like regulatory domain-containing protein, with protein sequence MMKRLLLYILCLFVWMQAQAQKNYTLTGIVSDSNGMPISNANVQILENNKPIAYSFTNEKGSYALSYNSSKTQVLLSIGHISFEKTKLVIDSKETKKNITLLEKKTQLREVVVKAPQIIQRGDTLSYRLSSFAGKGDYTLRDAMKRLPGIEVTSSGSIKYLGKDISNFYIEGMDLLGGQYNVATNNIPADYVTSVQVLNNHKDAKMDKDVLSDDVAINIKLSKHAKFKPVGTYEAIGGLGSNEGLYQTNGAGMLFKSRMQLLGTFKIGNIREFATDENINHFLNDQLESFGVKLLGNLSSSSAPLKRERYIYPKDYSVSFNLLNKLSENKSLRTNVGYAYSQCNYAYNHKMFFGNGLDELVQDYQYQPAFTLHKPTLTIEYKDNSDKRYITNRFSSVALFVKSELPTVENNSNSVFQNEKYHDLGFSNNLSIRWKTNKFRWSLSSLLNYTTMPNGTIRVSDVGVASFLQSADSKQFTNQETISATYERRASRFYFPLSFQYRSDRVNSALITDDYSGFNLVKGNELDFSFSPQYEYTHPQRKYNFKASVSLATTRIDFENEGTTPLKKQKWSFVINPSFYFLYNVTPRATIRLQGAFANKIGDLADFITAPIQTSLNYQRYSLGILSENRSVMLNAIYDLKYPIEMFFFNFGIGYTHQHNNLLSAQNVSQTLIKECPVLSPNGTDNINTYFNITKQVKAINTKFSLYGIYMHSKSLMMQNSMIYSYSWNSLNVAPSVSFKPVSFMELYYTYSFSKNFTKVQNVSKSFLSQTHDINLVLQPVTNLQFKAMADISTKEMYQDLTKTMAIFDAGVSYRHKAFRFSIDMRNIFNQQYYSYTIFNMMNTYAYSYHMRGRELLFTISLTK encoded by the coding sequence ATGATGAAAAGATTACTCCTTTATATTCTCTGTCTTTTCGTTTGGATGCAAGCACAAGCTCAAAAAAACTATACGTTGACTGGAATTGTGTCGGACTCTAATGGTATGCCAATAAGCAATGCCAATGTGCAGATTTTAGAAAATAACAAGCCCATTGCCTATAGCTTTACCAATGAGAAGGGAAGCTATGCTTTAAGCTACAATAGTTCTAAAACGCAGGTGCTACTTTCTATCGGACATATCTCGTTTGAGAAAACCAAGCTAGTAATAGATAGTAAAGAAACAAAAAAGAACATTACTTTACTTGAAAAAAAGACGCAGTTAAGGGAAGTTGTTGTAAAGGCTCCACAAATAATTCAGCGCGGCGATACACTTTCCTATCGGTTGAGTTCTTTCGCAGGGAAGGGCGATTACACGCTTAGAGATGCAATGAAGCGATTGCCCGGTATAGAAGTAACTAGTTCGGGAAGTATAAAATATCTAGGAAAGGATATTTCCAATTTTTACATTGAGGGAATGGATCTTCTTGGTGGACAATATAATGTAGCCACAAACAATATCCCAGCAGACTACGTTACATCTGTGCAGGTGTTGAATAATCATAAAGATGCCAAAATGGACAAAGACGTGCTATCTGATGATGTGGCAATAAATATAAAACTTTCAAAGCACGCCAAGTTTAAACCAGTCGGGACATATGAAGCCATTGGAGGTTTAGGCAGTAATGAAGGACTTTACCAAACTAATGGAGCTGGTATGCTCTTCAAATCGCGTATGCAACTTTTGGGAACATTTAAGATAGGGAACATAAGGGAGTTTGCTACCGATGAAAATATCAATCATTTTCTAAACGACCAGTTAGAATCTTTCGGTGTAAAACTATTGGGCAACTTATCTTCTTCTAGTGCACCACTCAAAAGAGAAAGGTATATCTATCCCAAAGATTATTCCGTTAGTTTCAATCTACTCAACAAACTGTCGGAAAACAAGTCGTTAAGAACAAATGTAGGCTATGCTTATTCCCAATGCAACTATGCTTACAATCATAAGATGTTTTTTGGTAATGGTTTGGACGAATTAGTGCAAGATTATCAATACCAACCTGCCTTCACACTTCACAAGCCGACCCTGACTATCGAATACAAGGACAATAGCGATAAACGATATATCACCAATCGGTTTTCATCAGTGGCTTTGTTCGTAAAATCGGAATTGCCAACAGTTGAAAACAATAGCAATTCGGTCTTTCAAAATGAGAAATATCACGATCTAGGGTTTTCCAACAATCTTTCCATACGTTGGAAAACAAATAAGTTTCGCTGGAGTCTTTCTTCTCTTCTCAATTATACTACTATGCCTAATGGCACTATTCGTGTTTCAGACGTAGGAGTAGCCTCTTTTCTGCAAAGTGCAGACAGCAAACAGTTTACGAATCAGGAAACTATTTCTGCCACTTATGAAAGAAGAGCCTCACGATTTTATTTTCCTCTTTCATTCCAATATCGTAGCGATAGGGTTAATTCAGCTTTGATAACAGATGACTATTCAGGCTTTAACCTCGTGAAGGGAAATGAATTAGATTTTTCATTCTCTCCACAATATGAATATACCCACCCACAACGGAAATATAATTTCAAAGCAAGCGTATCATTGGCTACAACAAGAATCGATTTTGAAAACGAGGGAACAACTCCATTAAAGAAGCAGAAATGGAGCTTTGTAATTAATCCTTCATTTTATTTTCTATACAATGTTACACCAAGAGCTACGATAAGGCTTCAAGGGGCTTTTGCAAACAAGATAGGTGATTTGGCTGATTTTATAACAGCACCGATACAAACCAGTCTGAACTATCAAAGGTACAGTTTAGGGATCTTGAGTGAAAATAGGAGTGTTATGCTCAATGCTATTTACGATTTAAAATATCCAATAGAAATGTTTTTTTTTAATTTTGGTATAGGCTACACACATCAGCATAACAATTTATTGTCGGCGCAGAATGTGTCGCAAACATTGATTAAGGAATGTCCGGTACTAAGTCCTAACGGCACTGACAATATTAATACCTATTTCAATATTACAAAACAGGTAAAAGCTATCAACACCAAGTTTTCGCTGTACGGAATTTATATGCACAGCAAGAGCTTGATGATGCAAAACAGTATGATTTACAGCTATTCGTGGAACAGTCTAAATGTTGCTCCATCTGTTTCATTCAAACCTGTTTCTTTTATGGAGTTATATTATACTTATAGCTTTTCAAAGAACTTTACAAAGGTACAAAACGTGTCAAAATCTTTCTTGTCGCAAACACATGATATCAACTTGGTATTACAGCCTGTAACAAATCTGCAATTCAAGGCAATGGCAGATATTTCAACAAAGGAAATGTATCAAGATCTTACCAAGACTATGGCTATCTTCGATGCAGGGGTCAGTTACAGACACAAAGCATTTCGTTTCAGTATTGATATGAGAAATATTTTCAATCAACAGTATTATAGTTACACCATTTTTAACATGATGAATACCTACGCTTACAGTTATCACATGAGAGGAAGAGAGTTGCTTTTTACTATTTCATTAACAAAATAA
- a CDS encoding TetR/AcrR family transcriptional regulator, whose product MAEEENKPKRYRRTNVDIQADIIKAAESLIKKKGFASMLVTELIKKARIEPLVFYNRYDNLSKFYDEFVKRYDYWFKDVLTGVQFPTDSELGYISIFKDVQKALQDKSVMLELLRWEIAEGNETTVRTAMLREMHTLPLVNIYEEKFKDTGIDISAISSLIIGGIYYLNLHRERSKFSDIDLNTEQGQQRIEKALDTFGKMIFHFHEQVNYKREIAKRLKEKGISDEIIKECLI is encoded by the coding sequence ATGGCAGAAGAAGAAAATAAACCCAAAAGATACAGAAGGACAAACGTCGATATACAGGCAGACATTATCAAGGCAGCAGAAAGTCTGATTAAGAAAAAAGGCTTTGCATCAATGCTGGTGACAGAGCTTATCAAGAAAGCCAGAATAGAGCCGCTTGTGTTCTATAACAGATATGACAATCTTAGCAAATTTTATGATGAATTCGTTAAGAGGTATGACTATTGGTTTAAGGATGTGCTCACTGGTGTTCAATTTCCTACAGATTCAGAATTGGGCTATATCAGTATTTTCAAGGATGTACAGAAAGCACTTCAAGATAAATCAGTGATGTTGGAACTGTTACGCTGGGAGATTGCTGAAGGAAATGAGACCACAGTCCGTACGGCCATGCTCAGAGAAATGCACACTTTACCTCTTGTCAATATCTATGAGGAGAAATTCAAGGACACTGGTATTGATATATCCGCCATATCATCCCTGATAATCGGTGGCATTTATTACCTCAACCTTCACAGAGAGCGTTCCAAATTCTCAGACATTGACTTGAATACGGAGCAAGGGCAGCAACGCATCGAAAAAGCCTTGGATACATTTGGTAAAATGATTTTCCATTTTCACGAACAGGTCAATTATAAGAGAGAAATCGCCAAACGTCTTAAGGAAAAAGGAATAAGTGATGAGATTATAAAAGAGTGCCTGATTTAA
- a CDS encoding helix-turn-helix domain-containing protein: MTENEIITQEDPQMQSFSQLMEGILKKLERYCATARPMLGGEVYLTGEEVCSQLRLSTRTLQEYRNAGILPFYKIGGKILYKQSDIQAMLERHYYPIPKKT; the protein is encoded by the coding sequence ATGACAGAGAACGAAATCATTACGCAGGAAGACCCTCAGATGCAGTCGTTTTCACAACTGATGGAAGGAATATTGAAGAAATTGGAGCGGTATTGCGCTACCGCCCGTCCGATGCTGGGCGGAGAGGTTTACCTCACTGGCGAGGAGGTTTGCAGCCAATTACGGCTCAGCACACGTACGCTCCAAGAGTACAGAAATGCAGGAATACTTCCTTTCTACAAAATCGGAGGGAAGATACTTTACAAACAGAGCGACATACAAGCCATGCTTGAAAGACACTATTACCCAATACCCAAGAAAACATGA
- a CDS encoding DUF1896 domain-containing protein: MKENNKQELSYFRLKLRSYMSEHHPERLHDTEFITARADMALTTYCDAVVQGFTHPEAESIASEVLCQGLHFSKYDTLVSVLENEFERELPAPLPEKLAPILLSNKAVQATFDKFGLTDTFAASGQYDRLYTELTGTIVLLIESNNLPTVRLTEEASPKAL, from the coding sequence ATGAAAGAGAACAACAAACAGGAACTTTCCTACTTTCGGTTGAAATTAAGAAGTTATATGAGTGAGCATCACCCCGAAAGATTGCACGACACGGAGTTTATCACCGCTCGGGCTGATATGGCTCTTACCACCTACTGCGATGCTGTAGTGCAGGGATTCACGCACCCCGAAGCGGAGAGCATAGCAAGTGAGGTATTGTGTCAAGGTTTGCACTTTTCCAAGTACGACACGCTTGTTTCTGTCTTGGAGAACGAGTTTGAGAGGGAACTGCCTGCACCACTCCCTGAGAAGCTTGCACCCATATTGTTGTCGAACAAGGCTGTTCAAGCCACATTCGACAAGTTCGGTTTGACGGACACATTTGCCGCAAGCGGACAATACGACCGTCTTTACACCGAACTCACAGGCACGATAGTGCTGCTCATTGAGAGCAATAATCTGCCAACGGTCAGACTGACGGAGGAAGCAAGTCCGAAGGCGTTGTAA
- a CDS encoding helix-turn-helix domain-containing protein, which yields MKLIIIDRKAWERHSSDFADFIHRIEQLIGNPPKTEQWLDNEAVCRRLGISKRTLQSYRDTGKIPFSIIGHKCYYNVSSI from the coding sequence ATGAAACTCATTATCATCGACCGCAAAGCGTGGGAGCGGCACAGCTCCGACTTTGCAGACTTTATTCATCGTATCGAACAACTCATCGGCAATCCGCCCAAGACCGAGCAATGGCTCGACAACGAAGCCGTATGCCGCAGGCTCGGCATCAGCAAACGCACCCTGCAATCCTATCGCGACACGGGTAAAATACCCTTCTCCATCATTGGGCATAAATGCTATTATAACGTGAGTTCGATATAA
- a CDS encoding leucine-rich repeat domain-containing protein — protein MKKIFIVLLLFFFSLEFVKGQTSKLGYEVSDSAGVLELVKWERKDSIVDLTKEDNLKQVKAIGNCCFVFNDYIKTVILPEGVEIIKGRAFDTCKNLHHIYLPNSLRIIGQNSFNMCENLRLDSLPPNLKRIEYGAFWDCCRITISKIPNTVTYIGGKAFTLCESIQELVLPDSIIEIKERTFAGCKGLKKIKLPNSLQTIEKYAFARCLSLDEISLPASIQKIGIQAFIGCISLRLVILPPKVEVENNAFDLCKNVVIKEIQK, from the coding sequence ATGAAAAAAATATTTATAGTCCTTTTGTTATTTTTTTTCTCACTTGAATTTGTCAAAGGTCAGACCTCTAAACTTGGATATGAGGTCTCGGACTCTGCAGGGGTTCTTGAACTTGTAAAATGGGAAAGAAAAGATAGTATAGTGGATTTAACTAAAGAAGATAATTTAAAACAGGTTAAGGCTATAGGAAATTGCTGTTTTGTTTTTAACGATTACATTAAAACGGTCATACTTCCCGAAGGGGTGGAAATAATCAAAGGAAGAGCTTTTGATACTTGTAAAAATCTACATCATATATATCTGCCAAATTCTCTGAGAATTATTGGACAAAATTCTTTTAATATGTGCGAAAATTTACGTTTAGACTCACTGCCCCCAAATCTTAAAAGGATAGAATATGGGGCATTTTGGGATTGTTGCAGGATTACAATTTCAAAAATACCAAATACTGTTACTTATATAGGGGGTAAGGCATTCACATTGTGTGAAAGCATACAGGAATTGGTATTGCCCGATTCTATCATAGAAATAAAAGAACGCACTTTTGCAGGTTGTAAAGGATTAAAAAAAATAAAACTTCCCAATTCTCTGCAAACTATAGAGAAATATGCTTTTGCACGTTGTTTAAGTTTGGATGAAATTTCCTTACCTGCATCTATTCAAAAGATAGGGATACAAGCTTTTATTGGTTGCATTTCATTAAGATTAGTTATCCTACCCCCAAAGGTGGAAGTAGAAAATAATGCCTTTGACTTGTGCAAGAATGTTGTAATAAAAGAAATTCAAAAGTGA
- a CDS encoding aminotransferase class I/II-fold pyridoxal phosphate-dependent enzyme, translating into MDTKLISLKDFEISPNENVIERSQNFQSYIDQMDQFGCKSYWVMGRTGVSATMQIEGFDGEVSAYISNDYLGMSQNPDTKKAGINAVLKYGTGASAAQAIGGYLDIHQELECGIAEFVGQEDAILFSSGFGANAGLLRAILGKNDIAYIDSYIHTSAASRLIGTNVKHIGHNDTDYLDMILKRERGKYQTRLVIIDGVYSQNGDLSKLPEYIAVCKKHDCLLMMDDAHGIGVMGENGRGTAEYYNCLGQVDIITGTFSKSFGCVGGFVAASEKLIQYLRYYADSNVFSAAMTPQVAASSLKALELIQTCPEIRKKLWANVNYLRERLTEEGFDIGCSVSAIFPIMVRDNRKVYEIARELQKRCIFVSGITYPAVRTKEARLRVSVLASHEIEQLEQLVTALLEIRKSIPF; encoded by the coding sequence ATGGATACAAAATTAATTTCATTAAAAGATTTTGAAATTTCTCCTAACGAGAATGTCATTGAACGTAGCCAAAACTTCCAAAGTTATATAGACCAGATGGATCAGTTCGGCTGCAAGAGCTATTGGGTCATGGGAAGAACGGGAGTAAGTGCCACGATGCAAATCGAAGGGTTTGACGGTGAGGTATCTGCATATATTTCCAACGATTATTTGGGAATGTCTCAAAATCCAGATACGAAAAAGGCAGGCATCAACGCTGTATTGAAGTACGGTACGGGAGCAAGTGCCGCCCAAGCTATCGGCGGGTATCTTGACATCCATCAGGAGTTGGAATGCGGGATTGCGGAATTTGTCGGACAGGAAGATGCCATTCTTTTCTCATCCGGCTTTGGAGCCAATGCGGGACTGCTTCGTGCAATTTTAGGAAAGAATGACATTGCATATATTGATTCCTATATCCATACCAGTGCTGCTAGCAGACTGATTGGGACAAACGTAAAGCATATCGGACACAACGATACCGATTACCTTGACATGATCCTTAAACGTGAAAGAGGGAAATACCAGACCCGATTGGTCATCATTGATGGGGTCTATTCCCAGAATGGAGATTTATCAAAACTCCCGGAGTACATTGCGGTCTGCAAGAAACACGACTGTCTTCTTATGATGGATGACGCTCACGGCATCGGGGTTATGGGGGAAAACGGCAGGGGAACGGCAGAATATTATAATTGCTTGGGACAGGTCGATATTATCACAGGAACTTTCAGTAAATCCTTCGGGTGCGTCGGTGGTTTCGTTGCCGCGTCAGAAAAACTGATTCAGTATCTGAGATATTATGCTGACAGTAATGTCTTTTCCGCAGCAATGACTCCACAGGTTGCAGCATCTTCATTAAAGGCTTTGGAACTTATACAGACATGTCCTGAAATTCGCAAGAAGTTGTGGGCTAATGTCAATTATCTGCGCGAACGACTGACAGAGGAAGGCTTTGATATAGGCTGCTCGGTATCAGCCATATTTCCTATTATGGTAAGAGACAATAGAAAAGTATATGAAATAGCACGTGAATTACAAAAAAGATGTATCTTTGTAAGCGGTATCACATATCCTGCGGTAAGAACCAAAGAAGCACGGCTTAGAGTTAGTGTATTGGCTTCTCACGAGATAGAACAGTTAGAGCAATTAGTGACTGCTCTTTTGGAAATCAGAAAATCAATTCCTTTTTAG
- a CDS encoding IS982 family transposase: MTDTNLIEIFCIFDDFCKYFTPELKKHTLQVPGKRHRNRASRMSDSEIMTILVLFHTHRFRDLKSFYLGYICQHMRGDFPHRISYNRFVERQAQVALHLLLFLQTCALGKCSGISIIDFTPLASCHIKRERQHRTMRGWAAKGKCTMGWFYGFKLHLVINDKGEIIQWKLTPGNVDDREPLKDKRFTERLFGKLFADRGYISQNLFEMLFVDNIHLVTKIKKNMKNSLMSLYDKLLLRKRSVIETVNDELKNVCQIEHTRHRSFDNFATNLIAGLIAYNLLPKKPEMNIEIIDKSRIIA; encoded by the coding sequence ATGACTGATACAAATTTAATAGAAATATTCTGTATATTCGACGATTTTTGCAAGTATTTTACTCCTGAGTTGAAAAAACATACGCTTCAGGTACCCGGCAAGCGGCACCGTAACCGTGCTTCCCGTATGTCGGACAGTGAAATCATGACCATTCTGGTTCTGTTCCACACCCACCGTTTCCGAGACCTAAAGTCCTTCTATCTGGGCTATATCTGCCAGCATATGCGTGGAGACTTCCCACATCGGATTTCCTACAACCGCTTCGTCGAGCGGCAGGCACAGGTCGCACTGCACCTGTTGCTGTTTCTCCAGACATGTGCACTGGGCAAGTGTTCAGGCATATCCATCATTGATTTCACACCACTGGCTTCCTGCCACATCAAGCGTGAGCGGCAGCACAGGACCATGAGGGGCTGGGCGGCAAAGGGAAAGTGCACCATGGGCTGGTTCTATGGCTTCAAGCTACATCTTGTCATCAATGACAAGGGAGAGATTATCCAGTGGAAGCTCACGCCAGGCAACGTAGATGACAGGGAGCCATTGAAGGATAAACGCTTCACCGAGAGGTTGTTTGGAAAACTCTTTGCAGACAGGGGATATATCAGTCAGAACCTCTTTGAGATGCTCTTTGTGGACAATATACATTTGGTGACCAAGATAAAGAAGAACATGAAGAACTCACTGATGAGCCTGTATGATAAGTTGTTGCTCAGAAAACGTTCTGTCATTGAGACAGTGAACGATGAACTGAAGAATGTGTGTCAGATAGAACACACCAGACATCGCTCTTTTGATAACTTTGCAACAAATCTGATAGCAGGACTCATTGCATACAATCTGTTGCCAAAGAAGCCAGAAATGAACATAGAGATAATTGATAAAAGCAGGATAATTGCATAG